AATGACAAAGGAGCTGAATACAGTGATTGCCGAAATATTCGCTGTATCAATAATTGCAGGTTTTGTAGGCTCACTTCTGGGAATTGGTGGGGGGCTTATTGTCATCCCTTTTTTGTCAATTGTATTCAAGTTCAATATGCACCAGGCTGCTGCAGCCGGGCTTGTGTCAGTCATTGCAACATCGTCTGGAGCTGCGTCTGCATATGTCAAAGATAAACTTACCCATCTCAGAATAGGAATGTTCTTGCAGCTTGCAACAGTCATCGGAGGTGTACTTGGAGCAATCTTGAGCGGTATTCTGCCTGCAAAAGTTTTGTCACTTATATTTGGAATTTTGCTTTTATACAACTCGTTTTTGATGATAAAAAATAGAAAGTCTGATGAAAAGCCACAACCATCAAGCCTTCAAATCTCCAAATGGGCAAAGAAGCTTAAACTTTACGGAAGCTACTTTGACAAAATCCAAAACAGAGAAATAGAATACAGTGCACAAAATATTGCAGGTGGCTTTTCGATGATGATTTTTGCAGGAATACTTTCTGGACTTTTGGGTATTGGTAGTGGGATTTTCAAGGTTTTAGCACTTGACACTATAATGAAACTGCCTTTTAAAGTATCAACTGCAACAAGCAACTTCATGATGGGCGTGACTGCACTGGCCAGTATTAGCATATATCTTGCAAGAGGCGATATTGTATACGATGCATGTGGAGCTGTTGCAGTAGGTGTGCTTTTCGGTTCATTGCTGGGAGCAAAGGTTATGCCTTACATAAAATCAAAGTATCTGCGTGTTGCATTTGCTTTAGTTCTAATCTATACCTCAATTGAGATGATAAAAAAGGGGTTGTTTTAGATGGAAAATAAAAAAATAACCACAATGGAAGACACAATAAGTATTGTTTTGAGAGCTGGAGTGCTGCTGAGTATAATTGTTATCTGTGCAGGACTTTTTCTGCATATTGTGCTAAAACTTTCTGCAGGAAGCCTGATTATAAAAACAGGGCTTTATATTCTTTTTCTTACTCCCTTCGCAAGACTCGTTGTGTCTTTATTGATGTTCTTGATTGAAAAAGATTTGATATACTTTGCTATAACACTTTCTATAATTCTAATTATAATAGGAAGCAATTTACTTGTATCAATTAATTTCTAAAATATTTGCTAAGAGTATAAATAGCCACAGGGCTCAAATCTTCCCCTGTGGCTCTAATTATTTTCTGTATAAGATTCAGTATACTATTTTTATCTTACTAAAAGTTTCTTGTTAAATACATTTTTGAGAGTCAGCAAAATGTTATATACCCAGACAACAAACAAAATCCAGACAAAAGACTTTACAAAAAGATTTAACAACAAAAAATTGTAACTTGAATTAACTTTAAAAGTTGCAAGAACAAATATACCAACAGGGAAAATATATGCCCAGTATGCAAGGCTAAATGGAATTTTTGTTTTTAGATTTTTCAGCAGTAAAACAACCAATGCCATTAATATCCAAAATCCAAATCCCCAGAGTATTGTTGTCAGTACGTTAATCAAAGCTGGTAAAGCTGCATTATCAATTATCCCTGCAAGTTTGAGGCTCTGCACAAAGCCCTTTAGAGCAACAATTGAGGCACCAACAGGTGCAAGAAGAATAAACATTGTTGGAAAATGACCTTTTTCAATAGGTTCTTGTAAAATAAACCTTCCTTTGATAATCGGCAAATAACTTAAAAATAGCATAAATCCTATTCCAAACATAGTCAAATTTATGAAGGTTATTATGCTTTTTTCATTGCCATCAACTACACTTCTGTTTATGATTTCATTGCCAAGTATAGGTACTATTATATTTCCAACAGGTGGCATAAAATACGCAAAGTTTAAGAGTGAACCTGGTATTTCTCTGTGAGAAAGATGAACTAAAAATGTTGTTATTGAAAATATTATCATAAGAAAACTTCCTAAATAGAATGAATACCTTGCAAAAGCGGCTGAAAAAATTTTCCCAAAGAACTGCTGGTTAATTAAAATATTTAATCCTACAATCAAAAGGGAAATTGGCATTGTAGCAAAATAGTTTGATAAAAGAGGATTTTCTATATCCTTTTTTACACTTTCAAATCCTATAAACCATCTTAGAAACCAGATTAAAAAGATTATTGCAAAAAATACAATGTTAATCAAGGCAAAAGTAATAGACAAAAAGTTATAGCCAACAGCTTTGAAAAGATTTGTAATAATTCCAGTTCCCATACAAACAACAAACCATGACGGATAAAAGTTTTTGATGATACTTTTCATTTTTCTCCACCTTTCATAATTGTATAAGAATATAATTATATTATAATGAATAAGTTCTTTAATTTCAATCAAAATTTTCAAACAGAGAAAATAGTATTATAATTTTCTCATGAGCAATACATTAATTTGTGTTTTGAAATATCTTTATATGAAAGGATGATTAATATGATTCCTCTTTGGGAAAACCAAGATGATATTCCTTTTTTCGATCCTGAAAACCCGTTTGTTCCTCATCTTGTACCTTATACACTTGAAAGCAGTAACAAACTCTCGTGTATAATTGTATTTCCGGGAGGTGGATACACCCACAGAGCCCAGCATGAGGGCGAACCTGTCTGCAAATGGTTAAACTCCATAGGAATTTCAGCTTTTTTGCTAAATTATAGAGTCTTGCCCTACAAACACCCTGCTCCTCTTTTGGATGCCAAAAGATCAATTAGACTTGTAAGATACTTTTCAAAAAAATGGAATATTGACCCAAATAGAATTGGTGTTTTGGGCTTTTCTGCAGGCGGGCACTTGGCATCCTTGGTTGGTACACATTTTGACAGTGGCGACAAGAAAAACAACGACCCTGTTGAAAGAGTTTCCAGCAGACCCGACTGTATGGTTCTGTGCTATCCTGTTATAAGCCTTGCTGAGTATGCCCACGAAGGCAGTAAAAAAGCTCTGCTTGGTGAAAACCCCGACCCAGTTTTGGTATGGACACTTTCATCCCACAACATGGTTTCAAGCAAAACACCGCCAACATTTTTGTGGCATACAAGCGATGATAGTAGCGTCCCTGTAGAAAACTCTCTTTTGTTTGCAATGGCTCTAAAAAAACACGGGGTACCGTTTGAGCTTCACATTTTCCCTCACGGAAGACACGGACTTGGTCTTGCCAGCGAGACTTTATATGTCAAAGAGTGGACAAACCTCTGCGAAAAATGGTTTGAAAGCATAGAGTTTATAGGATATAATGTTTGATAGTAAAACGCATTTTCAACTTTAAAAGAAAGGGATTGCAAATGCTTCTTAGAAAAGAAGGAAGAAAAAGAGAACAGAAAAAGATAATAAAAGAAAACAGGCTTTTAGAGGCTGCATACAATCTTTTTATTGAAAAAGGAATCACAGCTACTGCAATAGATGAAATAGTTAAGAAAGCTGGCGTTGCAAAGGGAACTTTTTATCTTTATTTTAAAGATAAAGAGGATATCCTGGAAAAGTTAATCCTCAAAAAAAGTAGTGAGATTGTCAAAAAAGCATTGCAAGAGGTATCTACAAGAGAATTTTCGTCTTCTGTTGACAAATTTCTTTATTTTCTTGAGTATATTATTGACTATTTAAGTAGAAACAGAGTTCTTTTTAAATTCTTAAAAAAGGATTTTTCATGGGTGTTTTATAAAAAGATTACCGAAAATGAACAGTTTGCAGAATTGAAAAGAGCAAAAGAAATGTTCCTAAAAAATTTTAATACAAACTATACCCAAGAAGAACTTGAGATAGTTGTTTTTATGATACTTGAACTTGTCAGCTCACTCACCTATTCAAGTATTGTAAATGACGAGCCTGCTCCAATCGAAAAGGTAAAACCTCTTCTTTTGTCCACAATTCGAAAAATTCTTGAAAATTGAATTTCACAATTTCTTAATCTCCTTTCACAATCTTTTCACAATTTGTTCACACACCATCTCTTTTTTTGCCTTATAATAGATATTACAAAAACTGCACAGAAGGAGCTTAAAAAACTGCGATGGACACAGCCTTGATTTCAAATGAGACAAAGATTATAAAATCAATGTTTGCACTCGGCACAGACATTCATTTTATTTTTTACCAATCAAACTTTGAAAGTGCACTTGACAGGGCCCACAGTCTCATTTTAGATATGGAAAATAAATTGTCGGTTTTCAAGCCAAAAAGTTTAGTAGCAAAATTAAATAGATACGGAAATTACATCCCCATAAAGGTTTGCCCGGAGGTTTATGAGCTTATAAAAAAGTCGGTTGAGTACAGCCTATTTTCAGAAGGTTATTTTGATATAACGGTAAAAAGACTTATAGATATGTGGAAAGAAGCAAAACAAAAAAATAAGATGCCGTCAAAAGAAGAAATAGAACTTGCTCTCACTTTTTCAGGCTCAGAAAACATACAGCTTTTATCAAACTATAGAGTAAAGCTCAAAAACAAAGTCAAACTTGACTTTGGAGCTATTGCCAAAGGCTTTCTTGCAGACAAAATACGTGAGATTTTTGAACAGGAAGGTATAAATTCAGCAATTGTCGACCTTGGCGGGCATATACTGACAGTTGGGAAAAAACATGATGAGAGCCTTTGGAAGGTGGGAATTCGGCATCCTTTTAAAACAAGAGAAGATGTGCTGGGTTTTTTAGAGCTTGGTAGTACTTCAGTTGTAACATCCGCAAGTTATGAAAGGTATTTTACAATTGATGGCAAAAAACTTTCACACATAATCAATCCAAAAACAGGATTTCCTGTAAAAGATGACATTGCAAGTATAACCGTTGTTGACACAAACTCAACATTTGCAGATGCGATGTCAACTGCCCTTTTTGCAATGGGATTTAAAAAGGCCATAAATTTCATACAGGACAGCAAGACTATTGAAGCAGTGGTTGCTACTTCTTTTCGAGAAATATATATAACACCAGGGCTTGCACAAAGGTTTACCCTGTGTGATAGCTCTTTCAGAATTATTAAGACAAATGAGGTGATTGTTCTGTGACAAAAAGAAACCTTTGTGGGCACAAAATTAAAAGTACACGGGCTGCTCAAAATTAAGAAAGTTTAGCAGCCCATTTTTGTTGTTTTTTATCTTTTAGCACACCCATGGACGGTTAAATTTATCCATGCTCAGTAAATACTCTGCAAAACCTCGCTGTTTAAACTCTATATCTTCAATCCGCAAAACAGGGAAAATACCTGCTATGCTGCTTGTAATAAAACACTCATCCATATCTTTGATATCATCTACTTTCAAAAAAGCTTTTCTTACTATATATCCTAATTTTTCAGATACCCTTATCACATGTTTTCTTACAATGCCAGGAAGCAGTCCGCACAAAATGTGAGGTGTGTAAATAACATTATTTTTTCTAAAAAAGATATTGGCAAACGCTGCCTCGCATATAAAACCATCTTGATTGAGAAAAAGACAGCTGTCAAATCCTTTCTTTTTGGCACTTTTTTCTTCTATCAAATTCACACCTATATTGGTAGTTTTTATGTAGTTAAGTATATTGGCTTTATCCTTTCTTGTGCGTGCGATTTTCAGCTCAAATCCCTTTTGGAAAAGAGCTCTGCTATATCTTATTTCCTTTTGCTTCAAAATCAAATTGCCATCAAAATATAAAACCCTTATCCCACCATAATCTCTACCACAAAAAACCATATACCTTTCTATAGCTTCCTTGAACTTTTCAAACTCCAAATCAAACTCAACTCCAAGTATCCAGAAGGCTCTTTTAAATCTTTTAAAGTGTTCAAACAAAAAATGCACACCTTTTTTGTCAAAATAAACCGTCTCAAAAGGAATCAATCCAAAGCTATACGACCGAAAAAACTCTTCCAAAATTTTTGCCTCCTTTTTACATAAATGTAAAATAATTAATTCCTAAAATTTCTATAAATGGTCTTCCTTTGTGGATTGTCTCCCACCACTCTTCCTCTTCTTGAGAGTCCCAAACAATTCCGCCCCCAACACTAAAGTATACTGTGTCCTCTTCTATAACAAGCGTTCTGATTGCAATGTTAAAATCCATGTTGAAATTGTTTGAGATATAACCAATAGAACCACAGTATATCCCCCGCGGACACTTTTCAAGCTCCTCTATAATCTTTATAGCATTCAGTTTTGGTGCACCTGTTATTGACCCGCCAGGAAAGGTTGCTTCAATTATCCTTTTTAAATCCATACCATTTAGAAGCTTTCCCTTTATAGTTGAAACAAGATGAAAAACTGTTGAGTATTCTTCAACATCAAAAAGTTTTTCAACCTCAATGGACTCTGGCAAACATATCTTTGCAAAATCGTTTCTCTCAAGGTCAACAATCATCAAAAGCTCTGACCTGCACTTTATATCGTTATATAACTGCTTTTTTAAAATTCTATCTTCTTCTGGGGTTTTTCCACGTTTAGATGTACCTTTTATTGGTTTGGTTATGAGGATATCCCCTCTTTTTCTTAAAAAAAGTTCGGGCGATGTTGATATTACAGATGCTTTTGGAAGCTTTATATATGCATGGTAACAGCCATAGTTTCTTTTTCTGAGGTTAAAATACAAAAAGTCAGAGTCAAATACTCCTTTTACAAAAAAGCGCTGTGAAAGATTTACTTGGTAAACATCACCTTCAAAAATATAATTCTTTATTCTTTTCACCGCTTGCATGTATTCTGACTTTTCAAAGTTGCACCAAGCTCTTTCAATGCAAGTTCTTTTAAAGCTTGGCAGAGCAAGGTTTTCACTTATTAGGATCATTTCGAATTCTTGTGCTAAAGCTTTAGATGTAAAAGAAGCATATGTCTTTTTTTCAAAGTGGTCAATAACAACAAAATCTTCAAAATATCCAAAATACGCTTTGGGAATAGGAGAAGTATCTTTTTTCCTTTCAATTTCAAAAAGGTCAACACCAAAGTTGTAAGAAAAATATCCTGCAAACCCACCATTAAAAACAAAATCAGAAGTGTCTTTATTTTTTTCTACTTTGTCTGAAAGTTGCTTTAAATATTCAAAAACATCATCATCTTCATTGCAGATAAAAACTTCTTTGGGCTTTAAAAACAAAAAAGAATATCTTCCATACCTCTTGCTCAGCATACTGCTCTCAAGCAAAACTGAAAAATCACTTTTCAAATGACAAAAAATCAAAAATGGGTCAGGTACTATGTTATAAACTAAAATCTGCACTTTAAATTCTCACCCTTTTAAAAAGTTTGCAAGCATCAAAAGTCCATGCTGAGTTGCAATTGACTCAGGATGAAACTGCACACCTTCTATTTTAAACCTTTTGTGTCTTATACCCATAACCTCTCCCTCTTTTGATACTGCTGTGATGGTAAGCTGCGTGCTGTCAACATCATCTATCACAAGAGAGTGGTATCGCACAACGCGCAGAGGGTTTTTGAGGTTTTCAAATACTCCTTTTTGGTTATGAAATACTGTGTCTACTATCCCGTGCATAGGTCTTTTTGCCTTTTTAAGTTTTGCCCCAAAGAACATGCCAATTGCCTGATGTCCAAGACATACACCAAGAATACTTTTTGTATCTTTAAACTTTTCTATGATCTCAAACAAAATCTTATCGTCGGAAGGCCGCCCTGGTCCAGGAGAAAGAACAATGTGAGTCGGGTTTAGCTTGTAAATATCTTCTATGGTAAGCTTGTCGCGGTTTATCACAGTGGTAGACACCTTGAGTCTTAAAAAATAGTTGTAGAGATTATACGTAAACGAATCAAAATTGTCAACAATCAGCACTTTCATTGTAACCCCTTCTTTTTTAAAAAGACCTCATTTTGCACAGTATCCTTTTTGATACTTTATATCATAAAAGTGCATTCTTGTACTCTTCTACTTTTCACTATTATACTATAACTTGCAAAGGCACACATCAATATTTTGCAACCTTCTGCCAAATTAAAGCTATTCACAAATTTCAAAAAAGGATTATAATTTTACTTACCTGAAAATTTTGAAAGGAGTTGAAAATTGAAAATGGCAAAATCAAAGGTATATTTCACAGATTTTAAAACCAAACCGGGGTACAATATGCTTGACAAGCTTGAAAACCTTGTGAAAAAAGCAGGAATTGAAACAATAGATTTTAAAAACAAGTTTGTTGCTATCAAGGTCCACTTTGGAGAACCAGGCAATCTTGCGTATATAAGACCAAACTACGTTGCAAGGATTGTAAAACTTATCAAAAGTCTTGGTGGTAAGCCTTTTGTAACAGATGCAAACACACTTTACACAGGAAGAAGGAGCAATGCTTTAGACCATTTACAAGCAGCTTACGAAAATGGGTTTAACCCGCTTGTGCTTGGCTGTCATGTAATAATTGCAGATGGGCTAAAAGGTACAGAGTACAGAGAGATTGAGGTGAATCTCAAGCACACCCAAAAAGCAAAGATAGGTTCTGCCATCGCAGATGCTGATATTATAATTTCAATGAACCACTTCAAAGGTCATGAGATGACAGGATTTGGAGGTGCAATCAAGAACATTGGAATGGGCTCAGGCTCTCGCGGTGGAAAGCTTTTTATGCACTCATCCTCAAAGCCGGTTATAAAGACATCAAAATGTGTTGGCTGCGGAATGTGCGTCAAAAGCTGTGCTCAGCTTGCTATAACTTTGAATGAGAAGAAAAAAGCTGTCATTGACTATGAAAAATGTGTTGGATGTGGTCAGTGCGTTGCAGTTTGTCAGTTTGGCGCAGCAACTGTAAGATGGGATGAGGCAGCATCAATCGCAAGTGAAAAGATTGCTGAGTATACCTATGCAGTTTTAAAAGACAAACCCAATTTTCATATAAACTTTATAATGAACATTTCACCTGATTGCGACTGCTGGTCACATAATGATATTCCTATTGCACCAGACATTGGCATTGCAGCATCATTTGACCCTGTTGCACTTGACAAAGCATGTGTTGACCTTGTAAATAGTTCTGCATTCACACCAGCTGGGTCTGCATTTGAAACGGCAAAACATATTGAGATTGACGGTAAAATTGACAGATTCAAGAGTATTCATCCTGACACAGACTGGCAAGTAGCACTAAAACATGCTCAGGAGATTGGACTTGGAAGTTTAGAATATGAGCTGGTACATGTTTAACTAACATATTAAAATAGGTTAAAATAGGGGCTGTCCAAAAAATGAATGGATAGCCCCTTTTTAACAAAATATATAGCTTTTTAATTTGTAGAGTTTCACGTGTATATTATTTAACCACTTTATTGAAGAAAGATTCATAAATACTTTTGAACATAGCAGCTGAAAATAAAATATGGATGCATTCTCAATTATTTTAATTTGCCAGACATTTATTTTTAAGTGATAGAGAATGTATATCAATACTATTTAACGGACTGGCATCACCTGTTCCAAAACAAATAAGATGAATATAATATTCTTTACCAGCTTGCCAAATACTTACGGCTACGTTTTCAGGAATTTGACCTGGCAAAAACTCTATACGCTTTATGGCATTATTGCCATAATAAATTTTGTGATACTCAGCTTCAAAAAGATGATCCTCATCAGCCTTAAATCGTCTCACAGCACTCCATCTCATCCATCCAATAACTGCTAATTTATTAGAAGAAGATGGTGTAAAATATCCAACCTTCCAAAACCCAAATTTGTTTTTAACTAAATAAACAAGCACAATATCACTCCTTTTCGAATTTGTTTTTATGATTTTAATTTCATTGCCATTATCATCAAAACTCCTCGCTAATGTTTGTATGTTAGCAGAACTGAACCCTGCTCTCCAAAGCGTAATTGAAAAACTTCCCTTTATGATAGTAATAAACACAAACACCAAAATCAATATCGCCAATATCACCAAATGAATTTTTTTCATTTTTGTTTGCCACCCTTCTATTCACAATGAAGAGGGAACTGTGGATTGCATGGATAGATAGTTTGAACAACTTTGCTTTCTGGACCGGATATGCGAATTCCATCTACCGTAGCGCGTTGAGGAACAGAATAACCTCTACAATATGCTTCAACAGCACCACTAATACTATCGTATCCAGAAGGAATAATATCAATTGTTCTCTTACCCTGGATAACATCTGGTGCAGCAACCCATACTCCATTTTTGTTTTTATATGATAACTTTGGTATTTGATAACCTATAACGAGGTTGTTGAATAAAAGAAATAACCATATAAAGTAAACATAGTAACAAATGAAAAAAAACCTTGTATTATAATTTAATTTAAGAGAAAACCACAACAAAACACAAGGGGGAAAAGATACATATGAATATTAAAGCACAAAATAAGAAATTTTTAAAGCTACTTTTTGTAGTGAAAAAGGTTGCTGAAGCTCTGTCAAGGAGAATAAAGCACAATAGAAGAGGACGCTCAAGGAAATTTAATTTGTTTCAAATAATAGCTTGTCTGGTTTACAAAGTTAAGAAGGGGATAAAAAGTTTCAGAGAATTAGAATATCGAATAAATCAAGACATAGAGTTTAAAAGAGCAATAGGTATAGAAGAAAGTCCAAACTATTCATATTTTGCAAAGTTGTTAAGAAAAATAGAAGAAAAATACATGCAAGATATAAGAGAGATACTAATAGCTGAAATAGAACCTGATATTAGTATAGCGATAGTAGATTCTACGCCGCTGAGAAGTGCCAAAAATGATTCAGAAGCAAAAATAGATATACATATTACAATAGGATTTTTCAGGGGATACAAATTACATCTTTTGTGTGCAGGTAAAGAAGAAGTAATACCACTTTTCTGGATTTTAACAGGGGCAAATGAACATGACTCAAGACAAGAAGAGCTTTTGTATAGGGCATGGGGCTTTGGCTGTGAGATTGTATTAGCAGATGCAGGATACGACTGTAGCAGATGGTTTAATATAGCAAATGAGCTTAAAGTTAAGTTTGTTGCTGGGATAAACAAAAGAAATATGAAAGACAAAAACAATGTGAGCAATAGTTTTAGAAGCAAGAATATAAGATTTTTAGAAACTGAAGAAGGTAAGAAGCTATACAGGCACAGAACAAAGATTGAAAGGTTATTTAGCAAATTAAAAGGTGAATATAATCTTGAGAATGTGAGGCTCAAGGGATTTAGAAATTATAAAAGGTATATTGATTGGATACTAATTACTTTTCTATTTGAACAACCTCTCAGAAAGTTAGAAGGCAAGAAGTTTTCTTCCGCTTATGAAGAGACTATAAATAATTTTGTGTAAAGTATAAGAACCTCCTTCTTGGTAAGAATCAGAATATAACAAAAATATCCAAGAAGGAGGTTTTTTGTTATGGAGAATGTTTTAACAAAAGAGCAGCTCTTAGAGTTTATAAGAAAAAATAATATTCAGAGCGTAAGTGATATTTACGAAAGTTTAAAAGACCTGTTCAAAGATGTACTTCAAAGCTTTTTAGAAGCAGAAATTGAAGAAACTCTGGGTTATGAAAAATATGATATTAAAAACAAACAAACTACTAACTCTCGAAACGGATATACTCAGAAAACCGTAAAAACAAAATTTGGAGAGATGGAAATTGATATTCCAAGAGACAGAGAAGGTGAATTTGAACCCAAGATAATTCCCAAATATAAAAGAGATATCTCTGAAATTGAAGATAAAATAATAGCTTTATATTCCAGAGGGATGACAACAAGAGATATTCATGAACAAATAAAAGATATCTATGGTATTGAAGTATCTGCTGAGATGGTAAGCAAAATTACAGAAAAATAGTACCATAGAATAAGAGAATGGCAAAACAGACCATTGGAAAAGATATATCCGTTTATTTTCATGGACGCGATCCACTACAAGATAAAAGATGAGGGTAAAATTGTGAATAAAGCTACCTATGTTGTTTTAGGGATTAACATTGAGGGATA
The sequence above is drawn from the Caldicellulosiruptor bescii DSM 6725 genome and encodes:
- a CDS encoding DUF362 domain-containing protein — translated: MAKSKVYFTDFKTKPGYNMLDKLENLVKKAGIETIDFKNKFVAIKVHFGEPGNLAYIRPNYVARIVKLIKSLGGKPFVTDANTLYTGRRSNALDHLQAAYENGFNPLVLGCHVIIADGLKGTEYREIEVNLKHTQKAKIGSAIADADIIISMNHFKGHEMTGFGGAIKNIGMGSGSRGGKLFMHSSSKPVIKTSKCVGCGMCVKSCAQLAITLNEKKKAVIDYEKCVGCGQCVAVCQFGAATVRWDEAASIASEKIAEYTYAVLKDKPNFHINFIMNISPDCDCWSHNDIPIAPDIGIAASFDPVALDKACVDLVNSSAFTPAGSAFETAKHIEIDGKIDRFKSIHPDTDWQVALKHAQEIGLGSLEYELVHV
- a CDS encoding anthranilate synthase component II, which translates into the protein MKVLIVDNFDSFTYNLYNYFLRLKVSTTVINRDKLTIEDIYKLNPTHIVLSPGPGRPSDDKILFEIIEKFKDTKSILGVCLGHQAIGMFFGAKLKKAKRPMHGIVDTVFHNQKGVFENLKNPLRVVRYHSLVIDDVDSTQLTITAVSKEGEVMGIRHKRFKIEGVQFHPESIATQHGLLMLANFLKG
- a CDS encoding DUF1634 domain-containing protein produces the protein MENKKITTMEDTISIVLRAGVLLSIIVICAGLFLHIVLKLSAGSLIIKTGLYILFLTPFARLVVSLLMFLIEKDLIYFAITLSIILIIIGSNLLVSINF
- a CDS encoding aminotransferase class IV: MEEFFRSYSFGLIPFETVYFDKKGVHFLFEHFKRFKRAFWILGVEFDLEFEKFKEAIERYMVFCGRDYGGIRVLYFDGNLILKQKEIRYSRALFQKGFELKIARTRKDKANILNYIKTTNIGVNLIEEKSAKKKGFDSCLFLNQDGFICEAAFANIFFRKNNVIYTPHILCGLLPGIVRKHVIRVSEKLGYIVRKAFLKVDDIKDMDECFITSSIAGIFPVLRIEDIEFKQRGFAEYLLSMDKFNRPWVC
- a CDS encoding alpha/beta hydrolase, producing the protein MIPLWENQDDIPFFDPENPFVPHLVPYTLESSNKLSCIIVFPGGGYTHRAQHEGEPVCKWLNSIGISAFLLNYRVLPYKHPAPLLDAKRSIRLVRYFSKKWNIDPNRIGVLGFSAGGHLASLVGTHFDSGDKKNNDPVERVSSRPDCMVLCYPVISLAEYAHEGSKKALLGENPDPVLVWTLSSHNMVSSKTPPTFLWHTSDDSSVPVENSLLFAMALKKHGVPFELHIFPHGRHGLGLASETLYVKEWTNLCEKWFESIEFIGYNV
- a CDS encoding FAD:protein FMN transferase, producing MDTALISNETKIIKSMFALGTDIHFIFYQSNFESALDRAHSLILDMENKLSVFKPKSLVAKLNRYGNYIPIKVCPEVYELIKKSVEYSLFSEGYFDITVKRLIDMWKEAKQKNKMPSKEEIELALTFSGSENIQLLSNYRVKLKNKVKLDFGAIAKGFLADKIREIFEQEGINSAIVDLGGHILTVGKKHDESLWKVGIRHPFKTREDVLGFLELGSTSVVTSASYERYFTIDGKKLSHIINPKTGFPVKDDIASITVVDTNSTFADAMSTALFAMGFKKAINFIQDSKTIEAVVATSFREIYITPGLAQRFTLCDSSFRIIKTNEVIVL
- a CDS encoding sulfite exporter TauE/SafE family protein is translated as MIAEIFAVSIIAGFVGSLLGIGGGLIVIPFLSIVFKFNMHQAAAAGLVSVIATSSGAASAYVKDKLTHLRIGMFLQLATVIGGVLGAILSGILPAKVLSLIFGILLLYNSFLMIKNRKSDEKPQPSSLQISKWAKKLKLYGSYFDKIQNREIEYSAQNIAGGFSMMIFAGILSGLLGIGSGIFKVLALDTIMKLPFKVSTATSNFMMGVTALASISIYLARGDIVYDACGAVAVGVLFGSLLGAKVMPYIKSKYLRVAFALVLIYTSIEMIKKGLF
- a CDS encoding ISNCY family transposase → MNIKAQNKKFLKLLFVVKKVAEALSRRIKHNRRGRSRKFNLFQIIACLVYKVKKGIKSFRELEYRINQDIEFKRAIGIEESPNYSYFAKLLRKIEEKYMQDIREILIAEIEPDISIAIVDSTPLRSAKNDSEAKIDIHITIGFFRGYKLHLLCAGKEEVIPLFWILTGANEHDSRQEELLYRAWGFGCEIVLADAGYDCSRWFNIANELKVKFVAGINKRNMKDKNNVSNSFRSKNIRFLETEEGKKLYRHRTKIERLFSKLKGEYNLENVRLKGFRNYKRYIDWILITFLFEQPLRKLEGKKFSSAYEETINNFV
- a CDS encoding TDT family transporter, giving the protein MKSIIKNFYPSWFVVCMGTGIITNLFKAVGYNFLSITFALINIVFFAIIFLIWFLRWFIGFESVKKDIENPLLSNYFATMPISLLIVGLNILINQQFFGKIFSAAFARYSFYLGSFLMIIFSITTFLVHLSHREIPGSLLNFAYFMPPVGNIIVPILGNEIINRSVVDGNEKSIITFINLTMFGIGFMLFLSYLPIIKGRFILQEPIEKGHFPTMFILLAPVGASIVALKGFVQSLKLAGIIDNAALPALINVLTTILWGFGFWILMALVVLLLKNLKTKIPFSLAYWAYIFPVGIFVLATFKVNSSYNFLLLNLFVKSFVWILFVVWVYNILLTLKNVFNKKLLVR
- the pabB gene encoding aminodeoxychorismate synthase component I — protein: MQILVYNIVPDPFLIFCHLKSDFSVLLESSMLSKRYGRYSFLFLKPKEVFICNEDDDVFEYLKQLSDKVEKNKDTSDFVFNGGFAGYFSYNFGVDLFEIERKKDTSPIPKAYFGYFEDFVVIDHFEKKTYASFTSKALAQEFEMILISENLALPSFKRTCIERAWCNFEKSEYMQAVKRIKNYIFEGDVYQVNLSQRFFVKGVFDSDFLYFNLRKRNYGCYHAYIKLPKASVISTSPELFLRKRGDILITKPIKGTSKRGKTPEEDRILKKQLYNDIKCRSELLMIVDLERNDFAKICLPESIEVEKLFDVEEYSTVFHLVSTIKGKLLNGMDLKRIIEATFPGGSITGAPKLNAIKIIEELEKCPRGIYCGSIGYISNNFNMDFNIAIRTLVIEEDTVYFSVGGGIVWDSQEEEEWWETIHKGRPFIEILGINYFTFM
- a CDS encoding TetR/AcrR family transcriptional regulator; amino-acid sequence: MLLRKEGRKREQKKIIKENRLLEAAYNLFIEKGITATAIDEIVKKAGVAKGTFYLYFKDKEDILEKLILKKSSEIVKKALQEVSTREFSSSVDKFLYFLEYIIDYLSRNRVLFKFLKKDFSWVFYKKITENEQFAELKRAKEMFLKNFNTNYTQEELEIVVFMILELVSSLTYSSIVNDEPAPIEKVKPLLLSTIRKILEN